A part of Gramella sp. MAR_2010_147 genomic DNA contains:
- a CDS encoding DUF4861 family protein, whose translation MKKYFIPVLTALAIISCNDGKKQTEVAGESDYITESSPSYNTYAEISRKKGGTWEGREYMNGEFENVDSLEVPKEHTDHSWYIRYEGPGWENKQVGYRLYLDWRNAIDIFGKKVDTLVLPYVGQDGFDSYHEEAAWGLDILKAGKSMGIGGYGRYLNDTVAHFRNVEKTKAAVKNSENSSSVEISYHNWTTGKDTIDLDAKLSIFPEGRYTKAELTPSKEIEGLTTGIVKHGPELIKKQTENGKWGYIATYGAQTLVNDTDKLGMALFYNSEQLDKQIEGTDDHLVIFKPTTQTITYYFLGAWEQEKGGITNKEDFISHIDKLLQDLNSTNTTK comes from the coding sequence ATGAAAAAATATTTTATTCCTGTATTAACAGCTCTGGCTATCATTTCCTGTAATGATGGAAAGAAGCAAACAGAAGTTGCTGGAGAAAGTGATTATATAACCGAATCTTCTCCATCTTATAACACATACGCCGAGATTTCCAGGAAAAAAGGAGGCACATGGGAAGGCCGTGAGTATATGAACGGTGAATTTGAAAATGTGGATAGTTTAGAGGTTCCTAAAGAGCATACAGATCATTCATGGTATATTAGGTATGAGGGTCCGGGCTGGGAGAATAAACAAGTTGGTTACAGGCTCTATCTTGACTGGAGAAATGCTATCGATATCTTCGGAAAAAAAGTAGATACGCTCGTTTTGCCTTATGTTGGACAGGATGGCTTTGACTCTTATCATGAAGAAGCTGCATGGGGTCTCGATATTCTGAAAGCCGGAAAATCGATGGGTATTGGTGGTTATGGAAGATATTTGAACGATACCGTTGCTCATTTCAGGAATGTAGAGAAAACGAAGGCGGCTGTTAAAAATTCTGAAAACAGTTCTTCAGTAGAGATTTCATATCACAATTGGACTACAGGAAAAGACACTATAGATCTGGATGCAAAACTCTCCATATTTCCGGAAGGAAGATACACTAAAGCTGAGCTCACCCCTTCCAAGGAGATCGAAGGACTTACTACCGGTATCGTAAAACATGGTCCGGAACTGATAAAGAAACAAACCGAAAATGGAAAATGGGGCTATATAGCAACTTACGGCGCACAGACTTTGGTAAATGATACTGATAAGCTCGGGATGGCCCTTTTTTATAATAGCGAGCAACTGGATAAACAAATTGAAGGGACAGACGATCATCTGGTGATCTTTAAACCTACTACCCAAACGATCACCTACTATTTCCTTGGTGCCTGGGAGCAGGAAAAGGGCGGGATTACCAATAAGGAAGATTTTATCTCTCATATAGATAAGTTGCTTCAGGATTTAAATTCAACTAATACTACAAAATAA
- a CDS encoding rhamnogalacturonan acetylesterase, with translation MRSIAALLLIIILGSIELISQEEPGTVYLIGDSTMADYSGEYDPGKNYMKTRYPLMGWGQVFQQFMVSDSLPKISGLIKTDSVIVDNRARGGRSTRTFFQEGRWRSVFGSLKEDDIVVMQFGHNDASENKTKRYVDIKGYKEFLRLFVSQARQKGAQPIILTPVARNYPWEDENLKNVHGEYDQAAKDIAEEMDVLLIDLNKRSMDHFSRKGKEYVSSNYFMNLPAGKYEAYPEGQDDNTHFQPAGAKAVAQLVFDGMKELALKD, from the coding sequence ATGAGAAGCATAGCAGCTTTATTATTAATTATAATTCTCGGCTCTATAGAATTAATATCTCAGGAGGAACCAGGTACAGTTTACCTGATTGGAGACTCTACCATGGCCGATTATTCCGGGGAGTATGATCCGGGAAAGAATTATATGAAAACCAGATATCCTTTAATGGGTTGGGGACAGGTATTTCAGCAGTTTATGGTTTCAGACAGTTTACCTAAAATAAGCGGACTCATAAAGACAGATTCTGTTATAGTTGATAACCGGGCCCGCGGAGGAAGAAGTACCAGAACTTTTTTTCAGGAGGGACGTTGGCGTTCTGTATTTGGGAGTTTGAAAGAAGACGACATAGTCGTGATGCAATTCGGACATAATGATGCCTCAGAGAATAAAACAAAACGTTATGTGGATATTAAAGGCTATAAGGAATTTCTAAGATTATTTGTAAGTCAAGCGCGCCAAAAAGGAGCGCAACCAATAATCCTTACTCCAGTTGCCAGGAATTATCCCTGGGAAGACGAAAATCTTAAAAATGTGCATGGGGAATACGATCAGGCAGCGAAAGATATAGCCGAAGAAATGGATGTATTGCTAATAGATCTTAATAAACGGTCTATGGATCACTTCTCTAGGAAGGGGAAAGAATATGTAAGCAGTAACTATTTTATGAATCTGCCTGCGGGTAAATATGAAGCCTATCCGGAAGGGCAGGATGATAATACCCATTTTCAACCGGCAGGAGCTAAAGCGGTAGCTCAGCTGGTATTTGATGGAATGAAGGAACTGGCTTTAAAGGATTAG
- a CDS encoding cupin domain-containing protein, which produces MIKGDNFFKEAEAKWELAGEGISRQITGYNTQLMVVKVKFETGAVGYEHDHFHSQGTVVASGKFKITIDGKSEILETGDGFFVPPNAKHGAECLDAGMLIDVFNPVREDFLK; this is translated from the coding sequence ATGATAAAAGGAGACAATTTTTTTAAAGAAGCTGAAGCTAAGTGGGAACTTGCCGGAGAGGGTATCTCACGACAAATTACCGGTTACAATACACAGTTGATGGTGGTCAAGGTTAAATTTGAAACAGGCGCGGTTGGTTATGAGCACGACCATTTTCACTCCCAGGGAACTGTGGTGGCATCAGGGAAGTTCAAAATTACGATTGACGGAAAATCTGAAATCCTCGAAACAGGCGATGGATTTTTCGTGCCTCCCAATGCCAAACACGGCGCTGAATGCCTGGACGCGGGAATGCTGATTGATGTTTTTAATCCCGTGCGGGAGGATTTTCTGAAATAA
- a CDS encoding pectinesterase family protein: MNFKSILFFLNLLVCLLLSAQEKQELKPYTIETTYEKLKKDYPFINPVTPLASNKINAQENLVYKTIEERELKADIYIPNNGESREYPAVLMIHGGGWLTGSKENQRVMAQHLAMNGYTAVTAAYRLGTEAEYPAGVLDLKDAIKWIRENAKEFKIDKNKIAVLGASAGAQLATLLGVTPDSEIYDTGNNEISDEVQAIINVDGIVSFIHPEAEEGWMAATWFGGSKAEKLESWKEASPLEYVDSQTPPTLFINSSYPRFHAGRDDMTKILSKNNIYYEIHTLENSPHSFWLMHPWFERTLGLSLNFLNKVFKNASSAKEAYREITVAQDGSGDFSTIQEAINSTRDLGPGEVKIYIKNGTYNEKLEIPSWKHQLTLLGESKENTIITNDDYSGKLNPRTGKEFSTFTSYTVLVRGDDIKIENLTIKNFSCDQGQAVALHVEGDRFVIKNSNILGCQDTLYTATAGSRQLYLDCYIEGTTDFIFGEATAVFKNCIIKSLKNSYVTAAATPQDQEFGYVFINCKLTAAENVYEVYLGRPWRPYAKTVFLNTEMGSHIVPKGWNPWKGDEMFPNKEETTFYAEYNSNGAGASSPTRVEWSHQLNEEEVRQYTLENIFSNSNDWYWASKALD; this comes from the coding sequence ATGAACTTTAAATCGATATTGTTTTTTCTCAATCTGTTGGTCTGCCTGCTTCTTTCAGCACAGGAAAAGCAGGAACTAAAACCATATACAATTGAGACTACCTATGAAAAACTTAAAAAGGATTATCCTTTTATCAACCCGGTAACACCTCTTGCTTCTAATAAAATAAATGCTCAGGAGAACCTGGTTTATAAAACAATCGAAGAACGAGAGTTAAAAGCAGATATTTATATCCCAAATAACGGGGAAAGTAGAGAGTATCCTGCGGTTCTCATGATACATGGCGGTGGATGGCTTACAGGGAGCAAGGAAAACCAACGCGTGATGGCGCAACATCTTGCGATGAACGGTTATACCGCTGTAACAGCTGCTTATCGTCTCGGGACCGAGGCTGAGTATCCTGCTGGAGTTTTAGATTTGAAAGATGCAATAAAATGGATACGTGAGAACGCAAAAGAATTCAAGATAGATAAAAATAAAATTGCCGTTCTGGGTGCTTCAGCCGGAGCACAACTGGCAACTCTTTTGGGAGTTACCCCAGATTCAGAAATATATGACACCGGCAATAATGAAATTTCAGATGAGGTACAGGCGATCATCAATGTTGATGGAATAGTCTCTTTTATTCACCCTGAAGCTGAAGAAGGCTGGATGGCCGCGACCTGGTTTGGAGGTTCAAAAGCCGAGAAACTGGAAAGTTGGAAAGAGGCTTCTCCGCTGGAATATGTAGATTCTCAAACACCACCAACCTTGTTTATAAATAGCTCGTATCCCAGGTTCCATGCGGGCAGGGATGATATGACCAAAATATTATCCAAAAATAATATTTATTACGAGATCCATACTTTAGAAAATTCTCCACATTCTTTCTGGTTAATGCATCCCTGGTTCGAGCGAACATTGGGCCTAAGCCTTAATTTTCTGAATAAAGTTTTTAAAAATGCTTCTTCCGCAAAGGAGGCTTATCGGGAAATTACAGTAGCTCAGGATGGTTCGGGAGATTTTTCAACTATCCAGGAGGCGATTAATTCTACCCGTGATCTGGGTCCGGGGGAAGTTAAGATCTATATAAAGAATGGGACCTATAATGAAAAGCTTGAAATTCCTTCCTGGAAGCATCAACTAACTCTATTAGGAGAAAGTAAAGAAAATACGATCATTACCAATGATGATTATTCGGGGAAATTGAACCCACGAACCGGTAAGGAATTTTCCACTTTCACTTCCTATACGGTTTTGGTTCGGGGGGATGATATAAAAATTGAAAACCTAACGATTAAAAACTTCTCCTGTGACCAGGGGCAGGCTGTGGCACTGCATGTTGAAGGAGATCGTTTCGTGATCAAAAATTCTAATATTCTGGGTTGCCAGGATACTCTCTATACGGCAACAGCCGGAAGCCGACAATTATACCTTGATTGCTATATCGAAGGAACCACCGATTTTATTTTTGGCGAGGCTACCGCAGTTTTTAAGAACTGTATTATTAAGAGTTTGAAAAACTCCTATGTGACGGCTGCCGCTACACCTCAGGATCAGGAATTCGGGTATGTCTTTATCAATTGTAAACTTACTGCTGCTGAAAATGTTTATGAAGTTTACCTGGGACGTCCCTGGAGACCTTACGCCAAAACGGTTTTTCTTAATACAGAAATGGGATCACATATTGTTCCTAAAGGCTGGAATCCATGGAAAGGAGACGAAATGTTTCCTAATAAAGAAGAAACTACTTTTTACGCCGAATACAACAGCAATGGAGCCGGAGCTTCTTCTCCAACAAGAGTGGAATGGTCACATCAGTTGAACGAGGAGGAAGTGAGACAATATACCCTTGAAAATATTTTCAGTAACTCTAATGACTGGTACTGGGCTTCAAAGGCTTTGGATTAA
- a CDS encoding glycoside hydrolase 43 family protein yields the protein MRYLSTFILLLSINLSAQNQDIYKSEVWAADNEDGTYTNPILYSDYSDPDVVRVGEDYYMTASSFNVAPGLPILHSKDMINWKLINYALPIQVPAETFAVPQHGNGVWAPSMRAHNNQLYIYWGDPDHGIFMVKTDDPYGNWEDPVLVMEGKGLIDPSPLWDDDGKAYLVHAYAGSRRGVKSLLTVNRMNAEGTKILDAGRHVFDGHDDHPTVEGSKFYKRKGYYYIFAPAGGVSTGWQLILRSKNIYGPYEEKVVLEQGSTDINGPHQGAWVETPEGEDWFYHFQDLEAYGRIVHLQPMNWESNWPVMGEDKDRNGIGEPVKTHKKPNIGKEYPVGTPVESTEFEGDSLGLQWQWHANPDVVWHAKLPGEDHLRLFSIKLQDDYKNLWMTPNLLLQKFPAPDFTATTRISLFPQEAEEGKRAGLIIMGMDYATLTLTHDTDGFIIKQTQAIDAIDGEEEVTIAEKRIDSNEVVFRVKVNAPEAMCQFSYSEDGKDFSKIGNSFKAQPGKWIGAKVGLFNVSSQEAKRGGYADVENFRISK from the coding sequence TTGCGGTATTTAAGCACCTTCATATTATTACTCTCTATTAACCTTTCTGCCCAGAATCAAGATATTTATAAATCTGAAGTCTGGGCAGCCGATAATGAGGATGGCACCTATACCAATCCAATTCTTTACTCAGATTATTCCGATCCCGATGTGGTACGGGTAGGAGAAGATTATTATATGACTGCCTCCAGTTTTAATGTTGCTCCGGGGTTGCCTATTCTACATTCAAAAGATATGATCAACTGGAAATTGATCAACTATGCCTTGCCAATCCAGGTGCCTGCAGAAACTTTTGCGGTACCGCAGCATGGAAACGGCGTTTGGGCGCCAAGTATGAGAGCTCATAACAATCAACTTTATATCTACTGGGGCGATCCCGATCATGGCATCTTTATGGTAAAAACCGATGATCCGTATGGAAACTGGGAAGATCCGGTACTGGTCATGGAAGGTAAAGGACTTATAGATCCTTCTCCGCTTTGGGATGATGACGGGAAAGCATACCTGGTTCATGCCTATGCCGGGAGTCGTAGAGGAGTGAAGAGCTTGCTTACCGTAAATAGAATGAATGCTGAAGGGACTAAGATTTTGGATGCCGGCAGGCATGTTTTTGATGGTCATGATGATCATCCTACCGTGGAAGGCTCCAAGTTTTATAAGCGTAAAGGTTATTATTACATTTTTGCTCCGGCCGGCGGTGTGTCAACGGGCTGGCAGCTGATCTTGAGATCAAAGAATATTTATGGTCCCTATGAAGAAAAAGTGGTTCTGGAACAGGGTAGTACAGATATAAATGGCCCGCACCAGGGAGCCTGGGTTGAAACTCCCGAAGGTGAAGATTGGTTCTATCATTTTCAGGATTTGGAAGCTTATGGTAGGATTGTTCATCTTCAGCCTATGAACTGGGAGAGTAACTGGCCGGTAATGGGAGAGGATAAAGATAGAAATGGAATAGGGGAGCCGGTAAAAACTCATAAGAAACCCAATATCGGAAAGGAATATCCTGTGGGTACTCCTGTTGAAAGTACCGAATTTGAGGGAGATAGCCTTGGATTGCAATGGCAATGGCACGCAAATCCGGATGTAGTTTGGCACGCCAAGCTACCTGGAGAGGATCACCTTAGACTATTTTCGATCAAGCTCCAGGATGATTATAAGAATCTGTGGATGACTCCAAATCTTTTACTTCAGAAATTCCCTGCTCCGGATTTTACGGCTACTACCAGGATCAGCCTTTTTCCACAGGAAGCAGAAGAAGGTAAAAGAGCCGGACTTATCATAATGGGAATGGATTATGCGACGCTTACCCTTACCCACGATACTGATGGGTTTATTATAAAGCAGACTCAGGCGATCGACGCGATCGATGGGGAGGAAGAGGTAACAATTGCCGAAAAGAGAATCGATTCCAATGAAGTGGTTTTCAGGGTTAAAGTGAACGCTCCCGAGGCTATGTGCCAGTTCAGTTATAGTGAGGATGGGAAGGATTTCAGTAAGATCGGAAATTCATTTAAAGCCCAGCCGGGAAAATGGATCGGTGCTAAAGTAGGATTGTTTAATGTAAGCTCGCAGGAAGCCAAACGTGGCGGTTACGCTGATGTAGAAAATTTTAGAATAAGCAAATAA
- the pelA gene encoding pectate lyase — protein MKKLFFYIVFFSSITLFAQEKPTLFLIGDSTMSDKKDPEKNPEHGWGQMLPELMSSEIKIDNHAVNGRSTRSFISEGRWEKVKEKLKSGDFVFIQFGHNDQKVNDPARYTNPFTQYRSNLEKFVRETREKGATPILFSSIVRRNFNENGVLVDTHGQYPLVVRMVSKDLDVPFIDMQLLTEQLEMSYGPQDSKQLHLHLEPGEDPYEPRGVTDDTHLSKMGADLVARLALQEVARQDLDLKKYIKKAVLFQKILKEVSVGSVEYSENVPWRKALQQDENWYGSKEAKRIADNVLLYQHDNGGWYKNIDMSNELSEKEKDSLRALQVKEMGTTIDNGATHTQLRYLAKVYKATKKEEYKRAFLKGIDFLLEAQYSNGGWPQFYPIKKGYYEHITYNDGAMIGVMRLLRNIAINDESYSFVDSTRKEKAAKAVDKGLEIILATQVEVDGKLTAWGAQHDRKTLKPAKARSYELASLSGKESAEIVRFLMDIEDPSEGIKGAIQSAMQWFDDAKVMGKRVEWIKGEHLPEGRDRIVVEDPEGGPLWGRFTEIGTNKIMFIGRDGVIKYNIDEIEHERRTNYNYIDNYAEDLLKEEYPKWEAKYISQK, from the coding sequence ATGAAAAAGTTGTTTTTTTACATAGTGTTTTTTTCTTCAATAACACTTTTCGCACAGGAAAAACCCACCTTATTTCTTATTGGAGATTCAACAATGTCCGATAAAAAAGATCCTGAAAAGAATCCGGAGCACGGGTGGGGACAAATGCTTCCTGAGCTGATGTCATCTGAAATTAAAATTGATAATCACGCTGTAAACGGTCGAAGTACCAGAAGTTTTATTTCTGAAGGTCGCTGGGAAAAAGTAAAGGAAAAACTGAAGTCGGGGGATTTTGTGTTCATTCAGTTTGGACATAATGACCAGAAAGTAAATGATCCTGCCAGATACACCAATCCTTTTACACAATACAGAAGCAACCTTGAGAAATTTGTAAGGGAAACCCGTGAAAAGGGAGCTACTCCAATTCTTTTTAGTTCCATTGTGCGGCGCAATTTCAATGAAAATGGGGTGCTGGTAGATACTCACGGGCAGTATCCGCTGGTAGTGAGAATGGTCTCAAAAGACCTGGATGTGCCTTTTATAGATATGCAGTTATTGACCGAACAGCTGGAAATGTCTTACGGTCCGCAGGACTCAAAACAGTTGCATTTACACCTGGAGCCGGGAGAGGACCCGTATGAGCCCAGAGGAGTAACTGATGATACTCACCTCTCCAAAATGGGTGCAGACCTGGTTGCAAGACTGGCACTTCAGGAGGTTGCGAGACAGGATCTGGATTTAAAAAAGTATATAAAGAAAGCTGTTTTATTTCAAAAAATCCTGAAAGAAGTTTCGGTTGGTTCGGTGGAATATTCGGAAAATGTTCCGTGGCGCAAAGCTCTGCAACAGGATGAGAATTGGTACGGAAGTAAGGAAGCAAAGAGGATAGCAGATAATGTTCTGCTTTATCAGCATGACAATGGAGGCTGGTATAAGAATATCGACATGTCCAATGAATTGAGCGAAAAGGAAAAGGATAGCCTAAGGGCGTTGCAGGTAAAAGAAATGGGCACCACCATAGACAACGGCGCAACCCATACTCAGTTGAGGTACCTGGCAAAAGTTTACAAGGCTACTAAAAAAGAGGAGTATAAAAGGGCGTTTTTAAAAGGTATAGACTTTCTTCTTGAGGCACAATACAGCAATGGAGGCTGGCCTCAGTTCTATCCTATAAAGAAAGGTTATTACGAGCACATTACTTATAACGATGGTGCAATGATAGGGGTGATGAGGTTGTTAAGAAATATTGCAATTAATGATGAGTCTTACTCTTTTGTGGATTCTACCAGAAAGGAAAAAGCTGCTAAAGCTGTAGACAAAGGATTAGAAATAATTCTTGCTACCCAGGTAGAGGTGGACGGAAAGTTGACAGCCTGGGGCGCACAGCACGACAGGAAAACACTCAAACCGGCAAAGGCAAGATCTTATGAACTAGCTTCTTTAAGCGGAAAGGAAAGTGCTGAAATTGTTCGTTTTCTAATGGATATCGAAGATCCTTCCGAAGGAATTAAAGGGGCGATTCAAAGTGCCATGCAGTGGTTTGATGATGCGAAGGTAATGGGAAAAAGAGTGGAGTGGATCAAGGGGGAGCACCTGCCCGAAGGTCGTGATCGTATTGTGGTCGAAGATCCTGAGGGTGGTCCTCTATGGGGCCGTTTTACCGAAATTGGTACTAACAAAATTATGTTTATAGGCCGGGACGGAGTGATAAAATATAATATTGATGAAATAGAACACGAACGGCGCACCAACTACAACTATATTGACAATTACGCTGAAGATCTTTTAAAGGAAGAATATCCCAAATGGGAAGCTAAATATATCTCTCAAAAATGA
- a CDS encoding glycoside hydrolase family 88 protein, which produces MRILKDQLHFCVIFLFIAGTLLSCKENEEKQSAEIASADQEKLVPENLKWSERMLLSEIHRFPEASKLDFRDEPKWSYTNGLVLKAAKEVYEETGDERYYQYIYDYADTMVTDEGDIRTYKLSDQNLDMLNSGNTLLYLYPETKEDRFLEALKLLRSQIDTQPRTKEGGFWHKKRYTEQMWLDGLYMAHPFYAHYTKMYSEGEEAEEAYDDIIHQFDLIQEYAYDEETGLLYHGWDSSKQQKWADKETGTSPNFWSRAMGWYGMAMVDVLDYLPDDHEGREKIVNYLNQFAESVTKYQDKESGLWYQVLDQGDREGNYLEASGTSMFTYTFVKAAKKGYLPEKYLEVARKAYEGILNNLITVEDNGVVNLNQVCAVAGLGGDPYRDASYEYYINEEIRSNDPKGSGPFILASLQLNK; this is translated from the coding sequence ATGAGAATTCTGAAAGATCAACTTCATTTCTGTGTGATTTTCCTTTTTATAGCCGGAACCCTTTTAAGTTGTAAGGAAAATGAAGAAAAACAAAGTGCGGAAATTGCTTCTGCAGATCAGGAAAAATTAGTTCCGGAAAACTTAAAATGGTCTGAAAGGATGCTGTTATCAGAAATTCATCGATTTCCAGAAGCTTCTAAACTTGATTTTCGCGATGAGCCTAAATGGAGCTATACTAATGGGCTTGTTTTAAAGGCAGCAAAAGAAGTGTATGAGGAAACAGGAGATGAAAGATATTACCAGTATATCTACGATTATGCCGATACTATGGTTACCGATGAGGGTGATATAAGGACCTATAAATTGAGCGATCAGAATCTGGATATGCTTAATTCGGGAAATACTCTGCTATATCTTTATCCTGAAACTAAAGAAGATCGTTTTCTTGAAGCATTGAAATTATTGCGAAGCCAGATAGATACTCAGCCAAGAACTAAAGAAGGGGGATTCTGGCATAAAAAGCGTTATACCGAGCAAATGTGGCTTGACGGACTTTATATGGCGCATCCTTTTTATGCCCACTACACTAAGATGTATAGTGAAGGGGAAGAAGCAGAAGAGGCCTATGATGATATAATCCATCAATTCGATCTTATTCAGGAATATGCCTATGACGAGGAAACCGGCTTGCTATATCATGGCTGGGATTCCAGCAAACAGCAAAAATGGGCTGATAAAGAAACCGGAACTTCTCCAAATTTCTGGTCCAGGGCGATGGGCTGGTATGGAATGGCAATGGTAGATGTTTTAGATTATCTTCCGGATGATCACGAGGGTCGGGAAAAGATCGTAAACTATTTGAATCAGTTTGCTGAATCGGTTACGAAATACCAGGATAAAGAATCTGGACTCTGGTACCAGGTGTTGGATCAGGGAGACAGAGAAGGAAATTACCTGGAGGCTTCCGGTACTTCCATGTTCACTTATACTTTTGTCAAAGCAGCAAAAAAAGGATACCTGCCGGAAAAATATCTGGAAGTAGCTAGAAAAGCTTATGAAGGAATTCTAAATAATCTCATCACTGTTGAAGACAACGGAGTGGTAAATCTAAACCAGGTTTGCGCTGTGGCGGGCCTTGGGGGCGATCCTTACCGCGATGCTTCTTATGAATACTACATAAATGAAGAAATAAGAAGCAACGATCCTAAAGGAAGCGGGCCTTTTATCCTTGCAAGTTTACAATTAAATAAATAA
- a CDS encoding right-handed parallel beta-helix repeat-containing protein — MKVFIYIIAAIISVSCINLKNTSEVNEAENSGIENRIINVFNAEELRLALDEPKPGDSIFIHAGTYKFSERIYINDSGEASSKIYLIGDTSEERPLLDFSEMEENSSNQGIVLKADNWHIKGLQFYKAGDNGLHIRGNNNIIEFCSFSECSDTGLQLDDGASNNTILNCDSFFNADSKLENADGFAVKMDVGSGNRFIGCRAWNNLDDGWDGYLREANNVNTIYENCWAFNNGYLKDGSAGKGDGNGFKTGGSDDKDRKHNASYTRCFAVNNLNDGFDHNSNRGTVSVINCSATGNGRNLAFSEKNGLEKIVIINTLVLGEFGKYNAETEKVENNSWQMDFEITKNDFQSVDISELSAPRKRDGSLPEISFMRPKLSSELVDAGIKNGLDYNGSAPEIGALEAKKSEK; from the coding sequence ATGAAGGTATTCATATATATTATTGCAGCGATAATTTCGGTTTCCTGCATAAATCTTAAGAATACCAGCGAAGTAAATGAGGCGGAAAATTCAGGAATTGAAAATCGAATAATAAATGTTTTTAATGCTGAAGAATTAAGGTTGGCTTTGGATGAACCAAAGCCAGGAGACTCTATTTTTATTCATGCTGGAACCTATAAATTTTCTGAACGAATATATATCAATGACTCAGGGGAGGCTTCCAGTAAAATTTATCTCATTGGTGATACCTCCGAAGAGAGACCCCTCCTTGACTTTTCAGAAATGGAAGAAAACTCTTCCAACCAGGGAATAGTTTTAAAAGCTGATAACTGGCATATTAAAGGGCTTCAGTTCTACAAGGCAGGTGATAATGGTCTTCATATTCGCGGCAATAATAATATTATTGAATTCTGTAGCTTTTCAGAATGTTCAGATACCGGACTTCAACTGGATGACGGAGCTTCCAATAATACTATTCTAAACTGTGATTCCTTTTTCAATGCAGATTCAAAACTTGAGAATGCTGATGGCTTTGCTGTCAAGATGGATGTTGGATCTGGAAACAGATTTATTGGATGCCGTGCCTGGAATAATCTCGATGATGGCTGGGACGGTTATTTAAGAGAAGCCAACAATGTGAATACAATCTATGAAAATTGCTGGGCTTTTAATAATGGATATTTAAAGGATGGTTCCGCAGGAAAAGGTGATGGGAATGGGTTTAAAACCGGGGGAAGTGATGATAAGGATAGAAAGCATAATGCTTCTTACACACGCTGTTTTGCTGTAAACAATCTAAATGACGGTTTTGATCATAACAGCAATCGCGGAACAGTTTCGGTCATTAACTGTTCAGCTACCGGGAATGGCCGAAATCTGGCTTTTTCTGAAAAGAATGGACTTGAAAAGATCGTGATCATAAATACTCTAGTGTTAGGGGAGTTTGGAAAATATAATGCGGAAACTGAAAAGGTTGAAAATAATAGCTGGCAGATGGATTTTGAAATAACTAAAAATGATTTTCAGTCTGTAGATATCTCAGAACTATCTGCTCCCAGGAAAAGAGATGGTAGCCTTCCGGAGATCAGTTTTATGAGACCAAAACTATCAAGCGAATTAGTAGATGCAGGAATTAAAAATGGACTGGATTATAATGGAAGTGCTCCGGAGATAGGTGCATTAGAAGCTAAAAAATCTGAAAAATAA